The proteins below are encoded in one region of Nitrospira sp.:
- the ndhF gene encoding oxidoreductase encodes MILNPSVASAVFIGIGAPATLLVILGAASLVNRPLPERWTGALAVGAMLVACAALSAAFALYGITESETWLLSYGTWFAPHEGGIAVEFLVDRLSLGFAALSAGIASVVSAFSNRYLHRESGYNRYFVLLAMFVTGLLLVALAGNVVVLFVGWEFVGLSSALLVAFFHQRPAPVSNALRVFSVYRISDAAMLSAAVLLRHVAGTDSLSLLFGGSGATSAVELTGGNATLIAVLLIVAVAGKSALLPFSSWLPRAMEGPTPSSAVYYGSLSIHAGCFLLLRAAPLLEQAPAARILAGALGAATAIFAGLTTRVQSDVKSSLAYASLTQVGIIIVEISLGWYTVAFLHLAGHACFRLLQFLSAPNVLHNLHGMEDALGERPSSSGGYLQDVASDRLLRRVYLVALERGFLDTILEQAVVDPFTRIARQLTRLDGWLCDAVVLTRRPLPTEGHKNRDE; translated from the coding sequence CCTGAACCCTTCCGTCGCGTCGGCTGTGTTTATCGGGATCGGAGCACCCGCGACCCTCTTGGTCATTCTCGGAGCGGCATCGCTCGTCAACCGCCCACTCCCGGAAAGATGGACGGGCGCCCTCGCGGTGGGGGCCATGCTAGTGGCCTGCGCTGCCTTGTCGGCAGCGTTTGCTTTGTACGGTATCACCGAAAGTGAGACGTGGCTCCTTTCATATGGCACCTGGTTTGCCCCTCACGAAGGCGGCATTGCCGTTGAGTTCCTCGTTGATCGGCTCTCTCTTGGTTTCGCAGCACTTTCGGCCGGGATAGCCAGCGTCGTATCCGCATTTTCCAACCGCTATCTGCACCGGGAATCCGGCTACAATCGATACTTCGTCCTTCTGGCGATGTTCGTCACCGGACTCTTGCTCGTGGCGCTTGCCGGCAACGTCGTCGTCCTGTTCGTCGGGTGGGAGTTCGTCGGTCTCAGCTCGGCGTTGCTCGTCGCATTCTTTCACCAGCGACCAGCACCAGTGTCGAACGCGCTGCGTGTGTTCTCGGTCTACCGCATCAGCGATGCCGCCATGCTGTCGGCGGCTGTGCTCCTGCGCCACGTCGCAGGTACCGATAGTCTGTCACTGCTGTTTGGCGGCAGCGGAGCCACTTCAGCGGTCGAATTGACAGGCGGCAACGCGACACTCATTGCCGTCCTCCTCATCGTTGCGGTGGCAGGAAAGAGTGCGCTCCTCCCCTTCTCGAGTTGGCTCCCGCGCGCGATGGAGGGCCCCACTCCATCAAGCGCGGTCTATTATGGCTCGCTTTCGATTCATGCGGGCTGCTTTCTCTTGCTCCGGGCCGCTCCGTTACTCGAACAAGCACCAGCGGCTCGCATCCTTGCCGGAGCACTGGGCGCGGCGACAGCAATCTTTGCGGGGTTGACCACACGCGTGCAGAGCGATGTGAAATCCTCGCTGGCGTATGCATCGCTCACACAGGTCGGCATCATCATCGTCGAAATATCGCTCGGGTGGTATACGGTCGCATTCCTTCACCTGGCTGGACACGCCTGTTTTCGGCTGCTGCAGTTCCTGAGCGCACCGAACGTCCTCCACAATCTGCATGGCATGGAAGACGCGCTCGGTGAGCGACCGTCGTCATCCGGCGGCTACCTGCAGGACGTGGCATCCGATCGCCTTCTCCGCCGAGTTTATCTCGTCGCACTCGAACGCGGGTTCCTCGATACCATTCTGGAGCAGGCTGTAGTCGACCCCTTTACACGAATTGCGCGCCAGCTGACCCGTCTCGATGGTTGGCTGTGCGATGCCGTCGTTCTCACGCGACGGCCACTCCCGACCGAAGGGCACAAGAACCGAGATGAATGA
- a CDS encoding membrane protein — MKNRSLTLAATIFIVIGVLYALQSAAGSPPRSGTDVTLDVFVREGCPHCSRAKAFLELLALERPHLRIAVHDVAESPADFQRLMDLAAERDLQPVGVPAFLIGDELLIGFADEATTGEAIRRALDRVPDLDRPLKDIATSPLGPLDVRAMGLPFFTIALGLLDGFNPCAMWVLLFLLSLLAAVKRRATMALVAGTFVLVSGLVYFAFMAAWLNLFLFIGFARPIELVLGTLAILMGGIHAKDFLAPDMGWSLRIPERAKPGLYERIRRVMQAEDVRGALAGVVILAVLVNIVELLCTAGFPALYTRILSMHDLPTWQYYGYLSLYNLAYIADDSLMVTLAVVALSRRRLQERESRWLNLISGLVMIGLGMTLLIAPDWLH, encoded by the coding sequence ATGAAAAACCGATCCCTCACGCTCGCGGCCACGATCTTCATAGTGATCGGCGTGCTGTACGCCCTCCAGTCGGCGGCCGGATCCCCACCGCGATCCGGTACGGACGTGACGCTCGACGTGTTCGTGCGAGAGGGATGTCCCCATTGCTCTCGCGCCAAGGCCTTTCTCGAGTTGTTGGCGCTCGAACGGCCCCACTTGCGCATCGCCGTTCATGATGTCGCGGAAAGCCCCGCGGATTTCCAACGGCTCATGGACCTTGCGGCGGAACGCGATCTTCAGCCGGTCGGGGTTCCGGCATTCCTGATCGGCGACGAGCTGCTCATCGGATTCGCCGATGAGGCCACGACGGGCGAGGCGATTCGCCGTGCGCTCGACCGCGTGCCCGACCTTGACCGCCCACTCAAAGACATCGCGACTTCGCCCCTCGGCCCATTGGACGTCCGAGCAATGGGGCTTCCGTTCTTTACGATCGCTCTGGGACTCCTTGACGGATTCAATCCCTGTGCGATGTGGGTGTTGCTGTTCCTGTTGTCGTTGTTGGCCGCCGTCAAACGCCGCGCCACTATGGCTTTGGTAGCCGGCACCTTCGTCCTGGTCAGCGGGCTCGTGTATTTCGCCTTTATGGCTGCATGGCTGAACCTCTTCCTGTTTATCGGGTTTGCGCGTCCTATCGAACTGGTGCTTGGGACCCTTGCCATCCTCATGGGCGGCATCCACGCAAAAGATTTTCTTGCACCGGACATGGGATGGTCGCTCCGCATCCCGGAGCGCGCGAAACCAGGCTTGTACGAGCGCATCCGACGGGTCATGCAGGCGGAAGATGTCCGCGGGGCGTTGGCCGGAGTCGTGATCCTGGCAGTCCTGGTCAATATCGTCGAGCTGCTCTGCACGGCCGGATTTCCGGCGCTCTATACGCGTATCTTGAGCATGCACGACCTGCCCACCTGGCAGTACTACGGCTACTTGTCCCTCTACAATCTGGCCTATATCGCGGACGATTCGCTGATGGTCACCCTCGCCGTCGTCGCCCTGAGCCGTCGCCGCCTCCAAGAACGTGAAAGCCGGTGGCTCAATCTGATCAGTGGGCTCGTCATGATCGGACTTGGCATGACACTGCTGATCGCGCCAGACTGGCTGCATTGA
- the hspA-1 gene encoding molecular chaperone, with protein MGALTRWEPLTRWNPMKELEDMEKRLSTLFGRTSMKGGDREEAMTVTEWSPLVDITEDEKEYLIKAELPEVKKEDIKVSVHDDVMTISGERKYEKEEKGKKYHRVERAYGSFMRSFTLPEDADATKVSADCKDGILRVRLPKTEKAKAKSVEIKVS; from the coding sequence ATGGGAGCATTGACGCGTTGGGAGCCACTGACCCGTTGGAATCCGATGAAGGAACTCGAAGACATGGAAAAGCGATTGTCCACCCTCTTCGGTAGGACGTCGATGAAGGGCGGCGACCGGGAGGAGGCAATGACCGTCACCGAATGGTCTCCCCTCGTGGACATTACCGAGGATGAGAAAGAGTACCTCATCAAGGCCGAGCTGCCTGAAGTCAAGAAGGAAGACATCAAGGTGTCCGTCCATGACGACGTCATGACCATTTCGGGCGAGCGCAAGTACGAGAAAGAGGAGAAGGGGAAAAAATATCATCGCGTGGAACGGGCGTACGGAAGCTTCATGCGGAGTTTCACCCTGCCCGAGGACGCAGATGCGACCAAAGTCTCAGCGGACTGCAAGGACGGCATTCTTCGAGTGCGGCTGCCAAAGACGGAAAAGGCCAAAGCCAAATCGGTCGAAATCAAAGTCAGCTAA
- the uspA gene encoding universal stress protein, which translates to MRAVIAVDWSDQAFNAVQVTCRLFTPDELTLIHGVDTRPFESPLTAPPMAKQAAADLRQALIDAGERLLGQSAELVPSAVKSVRRLYQIGNPADVVLETVKSAHADLVTVGTRGRGRIAEMFLGSVSHRVVSHAGCASLVVRGDPGPIRRVLVAIEGEEDAARLRSWLSAHRFNEAVEMSLLSVVPVPQLGDPSLAYGYAAWTDEMEKYAQEQVRETADALSSLYKVSAAQVVKGDAVDQIADASHDAQLVVIGSHGRRGMERFLLGSVSHAVLHHVNCPVLVIR; encoded by the coding sequence ATGCGCGCGGTCATTGCAGTAGATTGGTCGGATCAGGCATTCAACGCCGTACAAGTGACATGCAGGCTGTTCACACCGGATGAACTCACCCTCATTCACGGGGTGGACACCCGACCGTTCGAGTCTCCACTCACGGCACCACCAATGGCCAAACAGGCGGCTGCAGACCTGCGGCAGGCCTTGATCGATGCCGGCGAACGATTGCTTGGGCAGTCGGCAGAGCTGGTTCCCTCTGCGGTCAAATCGGTTCGGCGGCTCTACCAAATCGGCAATCCGGCGGATGTCGTGTTGGAAACCGTCAAGTCGGCGCACGCGGACCTGGTGACAGTCGGGACCCGTGGCCGAGGCCGGATCGCCGAGATGTTTCTCGGGAGCGTGTCGCACCGAGTCGTCAGCCATGCAGGCTGTGCCAGCCTCGTGGTCAGAGGCGACCCTGGCCCGATACGGCGCGTGTTGGTGGCCATCGAAGGGGAGGAAGACGCCGCACGACTCCGGAGCTGGCTGAGCGCCCACCGATTCAACGAGGCGGTCGAGATGTCCTTGTTGAGCGTGGTGCCCGTACCCCAACTCGGCGACCCCTCACTCGCCTACGGATATGCGGCCTGGACGGATGAGATGGAAAAATACGCCCAGGAGCAGGTTCGAGAAACGGCGGATGCGCTCAGTTCGCTCTATAAGGTGAGTGCCGCCCAGGTCGTGAAGGGTGATGCCGTGGATCAGATTGCCGACGCCTCCCACGATGCACAACTCGTGGTGATCGGCTCTCACGGGCGACGAGGCATGGAGCGGTTTTTGCTCGGCAGCGTCTCGCATGCAGTGTTGCACCACGTCAACTGTCCCGTGTTGGTCATTCGCTAA
- a CDS encoding cytochrome c, producing MNGKRRATPKQAFAIVTLIAVVTLCGTWAAAQSERGNPKNGETVYRQQCLRCHGEHLDGQGPEARWLIVPPADLTSLKSRSKEDWELLVSIYHGVLFTPMHGFRDTLSYDQIRDVLSYIRHVAPYGGIG from the coding sequence ATGAATGGAAAGAGACGCGCGACGCCGAAGCAAGCTTTTGCGATCGTCACGTTGATCGCCGTTGTGACCCTGTGCGGTACGTGGGCGGCTGCCCAAAGCGAGCGTGGCAATCCCAAGAACGGAGAAACGGTCTACAGGCAACAGTGTCTCCGATGTCACGGTGAACATCTAGACGGACAAGGCCCGGAAGCGAGGTGGCTGATCGTCCCGCCCGCCGATTTGACGTCGCTCAAGTCCCGCTCCAAAGAAGATTGGGAGTTGTTGGTGTCAATCTATCACGGTGTCTTGTTTACGCCGATGCACGGATTTCGGGACACCCTGTCGTACGATCAGATTCGCGATGTGCTCAGCTACATTCGCCACGTCGCCCCGTACGGCGGCATCGGGTAG
- a CDS encoding GNAT family N-acetyltransferase, translating to MSDRLANSPVILRDGSTANLYLARPQHRGTLLSFFERLSPTARYRRFFFETSPPEFLVADMCDASDARRQVTLFIGREDQQRLHVLAVGSYEQKDSQAVEVSFAVDDEYHGRGLGTILLERLAFLAHEHGFTRLWAVTQPDNLAMRQVFQESGLAVHERYGGDEMEVEIELTPPGPEATKSDLRERVATVASLRPLFHPRSIAVIGASRHPERIGAQVLAALLAAPFTGLVYPVNPQAAELQGRRAYRSVGDVPGPVDLAVLVVPPLQILPVVEACGTASVRTLIVITSGFAEVGADGASLQDRLLHKVRDYGMRMIGPNCFGVVNTEPSVRLNATFTSNFPPAGRVAMSSQSGAIGLALLAAAHRLQVGISSFVSVGNKADVSVNDLLQYWEEDSATDVILLYVESFGNPRRFARIARRVARSKPIIAVKAGRSQAGRRAAGSHTAALAAPETAVDALFHQSGVMRAETLEDLFALASLLSNQPLPAGRRVGVLTNAGGPAILCADACESAGLVVPELSRDTKAQLARFTPAAAALKNPVDLIASATSEQYRDAIDALLGADEIDALIVLYVSVSPTMTEPIAGGIQTGIQRARAAGASRKPVLLVWMAEGDLDRRFTVDHELIPTFNLPERPAIVLGKAATYEEWRRQPLGHVSDCGQLDLVPAREVCTTALASRGSGWLTAEETRSVLTSFRFPLVDGGVARTEDEASVIAEEIGFPVVMKVVSREIVHKTEVGGVRLNLVDNAQVRTAYRDIQRALKDLNKSESFEGVLVQPMLTGGVEVMVGVTHDPSFGPLVAFGLGGIHVEILKDISFRIAPLTDRDAQEMIRAIKGYRLLEGYRGHPPADIAALQDTLLRVSHLVEEIAAIQELDLNPIFALPPGQGCRIVDARIRVGE from the coding sequence ATGTCGGATCGGCTCGCGAATTCTCCCGTCATACTCCGAGACGGTTCAACCGCCAATCTCTATCTTGCCCGCCCTCAGCACCGTGGGACGCTCCTGTCATTCTTTGAGCGATTGTCGCCAACCGCACGCTATCGACGTTTCTTTTTCGAGACCTCTCCTCCGGAGTTCCTCGTCGCCGACATGTGCGACGCCTCGGACGCGCGCCGACAGGTGACACTCTTCATCGGGAGAGAGGACCAGCAACGCCTACATGTGCTGGCCGTCGGAAGCTACGAACAGAAGGACTCGCAGGCGGTGGAGGTCTCCTTTGCCGTGGACGACGAGTACCATGGTAGGGGATTGGGCACCATTCTGCTGGAGCGATTGGCGTTTCTTGCGCACGAACACGGATTCACCCGCTTGTGGGCGGTCACGCAACCGGATAACCTGGCCATGCGCCAGGTTTTTCAGGAATCGGGCCTTGCCGTTCATGAACGCTATGGCGGCGATGAGATGGAGGTGGAGATCGAATTGACCCCGCCGGGACCCGAAGCGACCAAGTCGGACTTGCGCGAGCGCGTGGCCACCGTGGCGTCTCTGAGGCCGCTCTTCCATCCACGATCGATCGCGGTCATCGGCGCATCCAGACACCCCGAGCGGATCGGCGCGCAGGTGTTGGCTGCGCTGCTGGCCGCTCCGTTCACGGGCTTGGTGTATCCGGTCAACCCGCAAGCTGCTGAACTCCAGGGTCGGCGCGCATACCGCTCCGTCGGCGACGTGCCGGGGCCGGTGGATCTCGCGGTGCTGGTCGTGCCGCCGTTGCAGATCCTTCCCGTGGTCGAAGCATGCGGCACCGCCAGCGTCCGTACTCTCATCGTGATCACGTCCGGCTTCGCCGAGGTCGGCGCGGACGGCGCCTCCCTGCAGGACCGTCTGCTTCACAAAGTCCGCGACTACGGCATGCGGATGATCGGACCGAATTGTTTCGGGGTTGTGAACACGGAGCCGAGCGTCCGCCTCAATGCGACGTTTACCTCGAACTTTCCCCCGGCGGGACGTGTCGCGATGTCCTCGCAAAGCGGGGCGATCGGTCTGGCCCTACTGGCTGCCGCGCATCGCCTGCAGGTGGGCATCTCCTCGTTCGTGAGCGTCGGGAACAAGGCCGATGTGTCGGTCAATGACCTCTTGCAGTACTGGGAAGAGGATTCGGCCACGGATGTCATCCTGCTCTACGTCGAGTCATTCGGCAATCCACGACGCTTTGCACGGATTGCTCGCCGGGTCGCGCGTTCGAAGCCGATCATCGCGGTGAAAGCCGGGCGCTCCCAGGCCGGTCGGCGCGCCGCAGGATCGCATACCGCCGCGCTGGCCGCACCGGAGACGGCCGTCGACGCGCTGTTCCACCAGAGCGGCGTGATGCGCGCCGAGACCCTGGAAGATTTGTTTGCGCTGGCGTCCCTTCTCTCGAACCAGCCGCTCCCGGCTGGACGACGGGTCGGGGTGCTCACCAATGCCGGAGGACCCGCCATTCTCTGTGCCGATGCGTGCGAATCGGCCGGATTGGTCGTTCCGGAATTGTCGAGGGACACCAAAGCCCAACTGGCGCGTTTCACTCCGGCCGCCGCCGCACTGAAAAATCCCGTCGATCTGATTGCCTCGGCCACCTCGGAACAATACCGCGACGCGATTGACGCGCTCCTCGGTGCCGACGAGATCGATGCCCTGATCGTGTTGTACGTGTCCGTCAGTCCGACCATGACGGAACCGATCGCCGGCGGCATTCAAACCGGGATTCAGCGGGCGCGAGCCGCAGGTGCGTCGCGGAAGCCGGTGCTGCTCGTCTGGATGGCCGAAGGAGATCTGGACCGCCGATTCACAGTGGACCATGAACTGATTCCGACGTTTAATCTGCCGGAGAGGCCGGCGATTGTATTGGGAAAGGCCGCCACCTATGAGGAGTGGCGGCGTCAGCCCCTCGGCCACGTTTCCGATTGTGGCCAACTCGATCTCGTGCCGGCACGCGAGGTGTGCACGACGGCGCTTGCCTCACGCGGTTCCGGCTGGCTGACGGCGGAAGAAACGCGGTCGGTCCTGACGTCGTTTCGATTTCCGCTGGTGGATGGAGGGGTAGCTCGGACCGAAGACGAAGCGAGCGTCATCGCCGAAGAGATCGGCTTTCCGGTGGTCATGAAAGTCGTGAGCCGTGAGATCGTCCACAAAACCGAGGTGGGCGGCGTGAGACTCAACCTCGTGGATAACGCCCAGGTTCGCACCGCATACCGGGACATACAGCGGGCGCTGAAGGACTTGAACAAGTCCGAGTCATTCGAAGGCGTCTTGGTCCAACCGATGCTCACCGGCGGCGTCGAAGTCATGGTCGGCGTCACGCACGACCCGTCGTTTGGCCCCCTCGTCGCGTTCGGATTGGGCGGGATTCACGTCGAAATATTAAAGGACATCAGCTTCCGGATTGCACCGCTGACGGACCGCGACGCGCAGGAGATGATCCGAGCCATCAAGGGCTATCGACTCCTCGAAGGCTACCGAGGCCATCCCCCGGCTGACATCGCCGCGCTTCAGGACACCCTGCTGCGCGTCTCACACCTCGTCGAAGAGATTGCCGCGATCCAGGAACTCGACCTGAATCCGATCTTCGCCCTCCCGCCCGGGCAGGGCTGCCGCATTGTGGACGCACGGATCCGGGTCGGCGAATGA
- the pqqB gene encoding coenzyme PQQ synthesis protein B, protein MRVLVLGSAAGGGFPQWNCACLNCRGLRDGSISATARLQAALAIEAADGSRFLIHASPDLRQQLDSSGFHPPAVRACPFDGVLLTNGDLDQCLGLWSLREGQPVHVYATEAVRRGLIEHNSMYRALAPHLLWHELKLDTSQNVHGDGPSPSLSVTTLSVPGKVPLYLEGVAETQPDTNVALLFREYSQEHANGPTLGYAPCVGGPAPSVDRLLAEADCLFFDGTFWSQDELPALGIGHKTARDMAHWPIGGPQGSLHQLTSSRASRRILIHINNTNPILRDGSAQRREVEEAGVEVAYDGMEIVIT, encoded by the coding sequence ATGCGCGTGCTCGTCTTGGGTTCGGCCGCGGGCGGAGGGTTTCCGCAGTGGAACTGCGCCTGTCTCAACTGCCGCGGGCTTCGTGACGGTAGCATCTCCGCAACTGCCCGCCTGCAGGCTGCGCTCGCCATCGAGGCCGCAGACGGAAGCCGCTTCCTCATCCACGCCTCCCCGGACCTCCGGCAGCAGTTGGACTCCTCGGGGTTCCATCCTCCTGCGGTGCGCGCCTGCCCCTTTGACGGAGTACTTCTTACCAACGGCGATCTGGATCAATGTCTCGGCCTCTGGTCACTGCGTGAGGGCCAGCCGGTGCATGTCTACGCGACCGAGGCGGTACGCCGAGGATTGATCGAGCACAACTCAATGTACCGCGCGCTCGCCCCGCATCTCTTGTGGCACGAGCTGAAATTGGATACGAGCCAGAACGTGCACGGCGACGGTCCATCGCCCTCTTTATCGGTCACCACGCTATCCGTGCCGGGAAAAGTCCCGCTCTACTTGGAGGGAGTCGCGGAGACCCAACCGGACACCAATGTCGCGCTGCTCTTCCGAGAATATTCGCAAGAACATGCGAACGGTCCGACGCTGGGCTACGCTCCCTGTGTGGGCGGTCCCGCACCCTCGGTGGATCGGTTGCTCGCGGAGGCGGATTGCCTGTTTTTCGACGGCACGTTCTGGTCGCAAGACGAATTGCCGGCGCTCGGCATCGGGCACAAGACGGCGCGGGACATGGCGCACTGGCCCATCGGGGGGCCACAGGGTAGCCTCCACCAATTAACCAGCAGCCGGGCATCGCGCCGCATCCTGATTCACATCAACAACACCAACCCCATCCTGCGCGACGGTTCCGCCCAGCGCCGAGAGGTGGAAGAGGCCGGGGTTGAAGTGGCCTACGATGGAATGGAGATCGTCATTACATGA
- the pqqC gene encoding pyrroloquinoline-quinone synthase: MSVSAPLTPDVFVDRLRKEGSRRYHHVHPFHVLMHEGRLTKPQLQQWVVNRYYYQTRIPIKDALILAKSEDPVFRQAWIHRIRDQDGDASNDGGLALWRRLAVAMDIDVEFLTGFRGVLPGVRQACDSYVDLVRDASLVEAVAASLTELFAPDLMATRIAAWERHYPWVEPQALAYFRGRVTRAAGDAEQALAFVVSHATTAERQSHCLSALIRKTDILWTLLDCVYRASIESPDDSDDDRAKLSEAVSSRPIAT; encoded by the coding sequence ATGAGCGTGTCCGCACCACTGACGCCCGACGTTTTCGTCGATCGCTTACGCAAAGAAGGGTCGCGGCGGTATCACCATGTGCATCCGTTTCACGTGCTGATGCACGAAGGACGGTTGACCAAACCTCAGCTCCAGCAGTGGGTGGTGAACCGCTATTACTATCAGACACGAATTCCCATCAAGGACGCACTGATCCTGGCCAAGTCGGAGGATCCGGTCTTTCGCCAGGCGTGGATTCATCGAATCCGCGATCAGGACGGCGACGCCTCCAACGACGGAGGCCTGGCCCTGTGGCGACGACTGGCGGTCGCCATGGATATCGATGTGGAATTTCTCACAGGCTTTCGAGGCGTCCTTCCCGGCGTGCGTCAGGCCTGCGACAGTTACGTGGATCTGGTGCGCGATGCCTCCTTGGTCGAGGCCGTGGCCGCTTCGCTCACCGAGTTGTTTGCGCCCGATTTGATGGCGACACGCATCGCGGCCTGGGAACGGCACTATCCCTGGGTGGAGCCCCAGGCACTGGCCTATTTCCGGGGACGGGTCACGCGAGCTGCCGGCGATGCCGAACAGGCGTTGGCCTTCGTCGTCTCGCACGCCACCACGGCGGAGCGCCAATCGCACTGTCTGTCGGCGTTGATTCGCAAAACGGATATCCTGTGGACTTTGTTGGACTGCGTGTATCGGGCCTCTATCGAATCACCGGACGATTCAGACGATGACCGAGCAAAGCTGTCCGAGGCTGTCTCCTCACGTCCGATTGCGACCTGA
- the pqqE gene encoding coenzyme PQQ synthesis protein E gives MDTPHTLIAELTYRCPLACAYCSNPRSYSGGKPLPTEVWRRVLREAEALGVVQLHLTGGEPLLRDDLEALIEEACTLDLYINLITSGIPLDRDRLVHLRDCGLDAVQLSLQDTDPAAADRMAGIAVHARKLEAARWVRELEIPLTINVVLHRGNLSRVAEIIELAARLGASRLELANTQYLGWALTNRASLLPSREQLDDARSAAAAARARFEGAMEIIFVTPDYYADVPRACMDGWGRRYMVVAPDGMVLPCHAAHTIPGLPMERVTERSLGDIWEGSPLFNMFRGEAWMPDPCRSCDRRTTDYGGCRCQAYHLTGHAASTDPACRWSPFHTMVQSARQEAWRPLEPIVLHPRLMKNTP, from the coding sequence ATGGACACACCCCACACGCTCATTGCGGAGTTGACGTATCGCTGCCCGCTCGCCTGTGCGTATTGCTCGAATCCTCGTTCGTATTCGGGCGGGAAGCCTCTGCCCACCGAGGTCTGGCGTCGGGTGCTCCGCGAAGCCGAGGCGCTTGGCGTGGTCCAACTTCACCTGACCGGGGGCGAACCGCTCCTTCGAGATGACCTGGAGGCCCTGATCGAAGAGGCCTGCACCCTCGACCTCTACATCAATCTGATCACGAGCGGGATCCCACTCGATCGCGATCGTCTCGTCCACCTTCGCGACTGCGGCCTGGATGCCGTTCAACTATCGCTCCAGGACACCGACCCGGCTGCCGCCGACCGGATGGCGGGAATAGCAGTCCACGCGCGCAAGCTGGAGGCGGCCCGCTGGGTGCGTGAGTTGGAGATCCCTCTCACGATCAACGTCGTCCTGCACCGAGGCAACCTCTCTCGCGTCGCCGAGATCATCGAGTTGGCGGCTCGGCTCGGAGCCTCGCGTCTCGAGTTGGCCAACACGCAGTATTTGGGCTGGGCCTTGACGAATCGCGCGTCGCTCCTGCCATCGCGCGAGCAATTGGACGACGCTCGTTCCGCAGCCGCAGCGGCCCGAGCGCGGTTCGAGGGCGCCATGGAAATCATCTTCGTCACCCCCGATTATTATGCCGATGTCCCGCGCGCCTGTATGGATGGCTGGGGGAGACGGTATATGGTGGTCGCGCCGGACGGGATGGTACTCCCCTGTCACGCCGCTCATACGATTCCGGGCCTGCCGATGGAGCGGGTGACGGAGCGTAGTTTGGGGGACATCTGGGAAGGCTCCCCCCTCTTCAACATGTTCCGAGGAGAAGCCTGGATGCCCGACCCATGTCGAAGTTGTGATCGCCGCACCACCGATTACGGTGGCTGTCGCTGCCAGGCCTATCACCTCACAGGGCATGCGGCGTCCACCGATCCGGCCTGCCGATGGTCCCCGTTCCACACGATGGTGCAGTCGGCTCGTCAGGAGGCATGGCGCCCGCTCGAACCCATCGTGCTTCATCCGCGGCTCATGAAGAATACGCCGTAA